In the Sorghum bicolor cultivar BTx623 chromosome 4, Sorghum_bicolor_NCBIv3, whole genome shotgun sequence genome, GGCGGCCAGGTACTCGCCGCGGCCGTCGAACTCGATGGCCGAAATTTCGTCCGCTGAAGCACGCGCGCGCGAAAGCACCGATCAGTCCCAACAACAAACAAACATGGGGCGGCCTACGGCTAGCTCTGATGTTTGAGTATGCAGACATTGATCGGTAGATACCGTCGTCATCCTGGGGACGGGGAGCGCCGTCGCGgtgggcgtcggcggcggcgggcggcagtTCGCCGAGGACCTGGGAAAACTTCCACTGGGGAAGAAGCCGGGACGGGGGCTGCGGTTCTCGGCGGCCAGACGGCGACGGAGAGGTGGTCGGCGAAGGGGCGACGGACCTCGTGCTCCTCCGCCTCATCGGCATCGCTGTGTCCTATAGGCTAGCCATCCTCTGCTACAATTAAACCGCACGGGCATGGGGAATGCTGCATTTGTGGCGCTGCACATTTTTGCGCGGCCGTGCAGTGATACGGTGAAGAAGCATCCGTGTCCACTCGCCTGTTATTATCGTCATCTTCTGTTCATTCTCACACTTTCTTTCGTTTTCTTCCTTCTATTATGCCCATAGCCGCACATATCGCCGTCGCAATGGACCATCCAAAGAATGTCTCACATAATCGACATAATATATGCAAATGTGCTGGGTGTGGACCTGATGGGGggctgtttagtttccaaaatttttgcaaaaatgactacggtagcatttttgtttgtactcCATTTTAAATTGTAACTTATTTcaaaaatcttgaagagtcaaagcatctcaaatttgatcaaaattataaaaaaattatggCATCAAacagatatactatgaaaatataattaataaagcacCTATTGATATTTAGTTAATATAAAAAAATGGTATTATCctactatataaatttggttaaatttgaGATGCAATGACTCTttaaaattcttggaatgacttacaatttgggattgaGGGAGTATTTGACAtgtctaattatgaattaactaggctcaagagattcgtctcataaactaCAGCACCTATTGATATttagttaattttttttctatctatatttaatgttctatgtatatgctgcaagattcgacgaaaaaccttgaaaatttttacatttttttggaaactaaacatccCTGGCTAGCAAACTATGGATAGTCTAGCCGAATCCAGTCGGCAAGCCATGGATAGTCTAGCCGAATCCAGTTTCATTGAGTTTTAAAAGTTCCCCTACGTAATGCTGCAAAATGTAATCTGAGCCCGCATTCTGCACTTCTCCTTAAATGTAGCAGTGCTCCTGCTAACTTTtcaaaactttttaaaaaatatcGCAATCAAATTTGTGAACAGCCCCTGCTAAAAGCCTGCAGTTGTGTCAAGGCTCAACGCGTACCTGTGATGGAATCATATGATCATCGAAAGAAAAATAAAGAAGGTACAGCCGAACATTCTTAGGTAAAGAAACCACAAACTGGAACTGGATTCCTCAGGCTGTGACTGAGTAGGGGGGCACTGCTTAgtgcggccttgtttagtttcaaaattttttgcaaaatagacacggtaatactttcgtttatatttgataaatattattaaattatggtctaattagattcaaaagatccatctcgcaaattacagaaaaactgtgcaattagttattatttttatctatatacatgcaccgcaagatttgatgtgacagagaatctaaaACTTTTTGTAAAAttatttaggaactaaacaaggccaaagaatGATATGCATCGTCCATTATTTCCAATATTAAGGGGTGTTTaggactgctccacaaactccactgtggagcagctccacaaaaaactgaaATTTGTAGAGTACCTCCTTAGACTCCAccattttttctcgaactgagtacgtggagctgaaaccgtttagAGCTAAAAAAAACGTAGAGCAgtgcagtcccaaacaccatcccaaacacccccttagtaaCGTGATCCTAATAATATACAATTGCTGCAGCAGGTTCGGATGGTTCGTACTCGGTCCCGTGCGCTCACACTTACATGTCATGGACCTAATTTTACCTCTATTCATGGTTGCATGTTTCGGAAAAATGCTCAACCACGGCAGAAGAACAAAACTTTGCTAGCCTTGTGTTGCTCAAGCTGATTGATTAGCTGCTAGCCTGTTACACATTTACAGGTGTCTCTAACACCGTAAATCCTCCGGCAGAATGCCCTTATCCGCTTCCCAAAATGGTGGCACTACTAGTCCAGCAATGAGAATACCGGAATCCCCTTAGCGTTGAAACTAGAGCATTTCACTAGTAGTTCCTGTCcaacttcgaattccttttggCCATTTGCCTGCAAAGATGCTCCAGAACTTCAGTTACCAATGTTCATTGAGAGTATTGATGGAAAGGATGCAAGGATTAAGAATCTACTAATATAGTGTGGCCATTGAAAGGGTGGAGTACAGGGATAAAAACTGTGTTGCTAATAGCAGTATGAACAAAAAGGGCAGCTTTTTTTTTCCTCAAGAGTTTGTACGAAATTACCTCAAATTTATGCATTCCACGCGCACCATCACTCAACTCAAGTACTAGTCCAAAGGCTCGAATCTGGTAGACCTTTGCCGTAACTACATCACCTAACTTCATTGCCCCAGACTGGAAGTTCGTGGGACTCTGATTCAGGTCCAAAGTGTTGTCAGCAGTCTTTTCTGGAACATCAGAACCACTGGTTTGCAGTCCATTACTCCCAGATTCCTCAATCTTTATTTTCTTAGTTTTCTTTGTAGTAGCACTTGTGGATTTCTTAGCAGTAGCTTTCCTAACCTCATGACCTTCGCTGGCTGGTTTATATGGTCTAGGAGATGACTTTGCAGCCTTCGCCCGCTTCTTAGGACCATTTGCATCATCTTGAGCATCACAATCAGCAGCACTTCGAATTATAACTGAAGGAGTCGAAAACGCAGGTGCCTCCTCAGTTGTGCCATTTTCATGTTCGGTACTGGATGCCTCAGCATCAACATCCACACTAATCATGTTCTCTACAGCAGTCCAACCGCTAACTTCACTTGGCAAAGGATCCTTAGTTTTCAAATCCTTCTTGCTACGTGGTTGGGGTAAAGTTGCTTTAAGTGAAAGTTTAATGTTACCCCGCACATCCTGTCCAATACatctgagagagagagattggCCAACAGTTACAACATCTGAGACTTTCGCTACCTGCACAAAGAAAATAGaaacaataattaaaaactGGTGAAAAGCTGGTATGTTAGTATTCAATATAATAAGTTATAATGGGGTTGATAAAACGGACTCTCACTCAATATAATGCAAGTCAACAAAAATTCAGCCTGTAGCTCTACAAAGGGAACTTTAAACTATTTGCGAATAAATATTCAACTGCCTTTAACAAGAAACCAACAAATGTAGACTTAAATGTACTGGAAGATAGTACTGACAATCTATTTCCAGATATCATTCGGAACAATCCTAGTGACTAGAACATAGCCCTATTCAACCTCAATCCCTCTATTACAGAATTTCAAGAGAAATACCGGTTCATGTGACAACTCTGAAATGTGAAGTAAGCCTTGCTGTCCACCATTGAACTCCACAAAAGCACCATACTCCTTGATTGAGGAAACAATTCCTTTGTATGTACGACCAACTTCAATTTCACGTCCCACGAGGAACTCAACCTACAGCGAAGAAAAGTTCAGAATTCGTTAAATGAAGATTATTCTTTCCTCCGAAGCACTGCACTTTTGACATTCTAACCAGCACAAACTGACATCATATGTACATTAAGCAATTACTATTGAGGCTCTCATGAATAGGTGTCATAGGCACTTGTACCTTCTCAATAGCTTTATCCATAATTTCTTGAGTTTTAGCAACAATAGTGACTGTACCATCACTGACTGATACTCGTGCACCTAAGAAAATGGAAGAGAGAGATTAACTACAACACCCAGTTCCCAGTAGCTGAACAAAATATAACCCAGCATAATTATATGAAAATACTCAGCCATTTAAATATACAAGTCAACTAAAAGGAAACTACATTTTCACAGACTCAGCCTATTCCTTTGGCTAAACAGCCTGTTGTTGAGTTTCCTAGTATCCCTTGATGGTTTTTTTGAATGGCTTTGCCTACCCTTTTAtatattcatattttttttaccaTAGTAGGGCTTCCCACTACTGTACAAACCCTCAAAAAAAACCAAAGGAAACTAGTGATGAACCATGTTAATATTCTCAGTGATTTTCACAGAAATGCAAACCCATAACCCACATGAGAACCAAGATGTTTTCCAGTGCATATGAAATCCTATTAACGTACATAACCGTGTAATCACCTAATGCTATTGTCATCAAAGATATCCACTGGCTTTCTCCCTTCATCTATCTGAACTAttgaaatatatatttatactcACAAATTTGCTTTTAGATTCACGAAAACACTTCTCTAAACTGAAACACCTCTAGTTCATCACTCATTAGCATGATTTCCGGTACAACAAGTAATGACCAAACTATCAATAAATATCTTGTCAAATGAAATTAGTTGCTCCTAAACCAGAGGACAAAGAAAGACCATGAACAAAAGGCAGGTATGTAGATAGCTTGATACCTGTTTCTTGCTCAATTTTTTTCCTGTGGAAAAGCAGTTTCCTAAGAGAATCACTGCTGAAGCTCAGTGTAGCTGCAAATGGAGGGTCAGTTCAGATCTTAATCATATCATGCTAGAAACAAAGACAACAAAGCAAGTACATCAACAAACCTAATCGAGGGGAACTTCCATCGTTAATAGCACGTGCAGTACTTATTTCCTGGTCCATGCGGTCAAGGATTTGATTTCGAGCCTTACGTGCAGGCTCTAAACTTTCACATATTATGTCCAATGGTATTCCGGCAGGTTTTATATCCAGCTGAATAGCAGTAATACCTTTCCTTGTCCCTGCAATTTTGAAGTCCATGTCACCCAAGTGATCCTCAAGGCCCTGAAAAATATTGATTATCATGTTCACTTAAGGGATCAATATTTACAATTGACTGAAATGATTTTGAATGAAGTGCAGCAAAACACTCACCAGAATATCCGTTAATATGCGATAATTAGAAATATCTCCAGTAGCTGGGTCCACCTGACTTACAAGACCCACTGAAACACCAGCAACATGTTCTCTTACAGGTATCCCAGCATCCATTAAGGCCATACTTCCTGTGAGTCACCATTTAGAATAGCAGAACATTAAAGAACACAAAATAATAATTTACTAGCTGTTCAAGGATACCACAGTAACAATGAAAAGGCAATTTACATTAAAATTCACACATCGACCCAAGAACCTATACGAAATGaataataactatataaattaTCTTATATAAAGCATAATGTCGCTGCGTGTATGTCAGAAATGACAAAGGTGGTGCAAAAAACAAGTTCCATTATGCTAAAAGGAGAAAACTAGGCAGTCAATCTATTTCTTATCACAGTGAAGTACATAGTCTTGCAAATGAAAGAATCAAAGCATGCTGCCAACCTTGAGTTAAGTTCCACGAAACAAAAAACTGTAGACCATAGAGAAAtatcaataaataaataaataaatagcatAGTTCTCACAAAAGCATCTCCAAGCTACAGCTGAAATATGGGAGTTTCATAAGAATAGCAccattataagagaaaaatggTTTGTGGTATACCTCCACATACTGATGCCATTGATGTTGAACCATCAGATGCCATGACTTCTGAATTTACCCGAACGGCATATGGAAAATCACTTTCTGGAGGAAGCACAGCAAGCAGTGCTTTCTCTGCAAGAGTGCCTGCACAATGGTATAAAATAAATGGCTGCAATATTGGTTTTCATTTTGCTTCATCCAAATCTAAATCAGGAAAGGATTAAATCTAGAAGAACTGAAGGGGAAAATGACATTCAGCGTATCATAGTACTCTATCATACCCAAACAACAGCAAATTGTCAAGCTTTCATCCGCTATTTGATAG is a window encoding:
- the LOC8059688 gene encoding polyribonucleotide nucleotidyltransferase 2, mitochondrial, whose amino-acid sequence is MSMAVASSLRSLARRRPRLRLPAAPLVVPGGRAALLSGAAEEAAPLAAAEAAAAAAPPVPGRKVLESFREEFEIGGRSIAFETGKMARFANGSVVISMEDTHVLSTVAAAKSSEPVRDFLPLTVDYQEKQYAQGVIPTTYMRREGAPKERELLCGRIIDRPIRPLFPPGFYHEVQIMVNVLSSDGKQDPDVMAANASSAALMLSDIPWNGPIGVIRVGRIDGNFILNPTVDELGSSDLNLIYACSRDKTLMIDVQAREITERDLQAGMKLAHSEAIKCIDPQIRLAKRAGKEKKEYKISLISDTSYEKIRTFSEAPIEEVFTDSSYGKFERGEALEKITQTVKAKLEEENDEDSLKFLHKAVDTVRKQVIRKRIIEEGLRVDGRQLDEVRPLYCESNTYPVLHGSALFSRGDTQVLCTVTLGAPGDAQRLDSIVGPPTKRFMLHYSFPPFSINEVAKRGGLNRREVGHGTLAEKALLAVLPPESDFPYAVRVNSEVMASDGSTSMASVCGGSMALMDAGIPVREHVAGVSVGLVSQVDPATGDISNYRILTDILGLEDHLGDMDFKIAGTRKGITAIQLDIKPAGIPLDIICESLEPARKARNQILDRMDQEISTARAINDGSSPRLATLSFSSDSLRKLLFHRKKIEQETGARVSVSDGTVTIVAKTQEIMDKAIEKVEFLVGREIEVGRTYKGIVSSIKEYGAFVEFNGGQQGLLHISELSHEPVAKVSDVVTVGQSLSLRCIGQDVRGNIKLSLKATLPQPRSKKDLKTKDPLPSEVSGWTAVENMISVDVDAEASSTEHENGTTEEAPAFSTPSVIIRSAADCDAQDDANGPKKRAKAAKSSPRPYKPASEGHEVRKATAKKSTSATTKKTKKIKIEESGSNGLQTSGSDVPEKTADNTLDLNQSPTNFQSGAMKLGDVVTAKVYQIRAFGLVLELSDGARGMHKFEANGQKEFEVGQELLVKCSSFNAKGIPVFSLLD